Sequence from the Pecten maximus chromosome 8, xPecMax1.1, whole genome shotgun sequence genome:
CTCCAGTGGTCTAGCATTAGTCTTAAGGGTGGGAGGAGAAACGTCAAAATGACACTGATTCTTCTTCTGCCGGTAGCGTTCACATACCATGCGTTCCTTTATTGGGTTCGTACCAGTTGTACCGGTATGAATCTGTTGTACTCATAATGGAACATTCTGTACCAGTAGAACCGAACCAATACTCGAAATGGTACATTCTGTACCAGTAGAACCGAACCGATACTCGTAATGGAACATTCTGTACCAACAGAACCGAATCGGTTCTCGTGGATGGATTCTTCATACGTATCACTTGGATCCGAGATGACGTAACTGTGATTCTTCCTTTGTTATgcaaaagtaatttttttttttaaacgagACGGGGACTCTCCGTTAGCGATGACATTTTATGAATTATGAAAGTCAATGTTTTACATCCGTTACACTGTAAAAAAGGAAAATGATCGGTTTTTATGTTTGAGGTGAGCGAAGGCCGCCATCTTGGGAACTCGCTTGATATTCAATTTGCGTTCCATGATACCGTAATGCTGGTACGAACCCGATGAAGGAACACACGGATACTTAAAAAACGAAAATTAGCATAATGGATGTTTTGACACTGCATACTACTGACAACAATAAGTGTCAATAATCATCTTCATCGTCGTCTTCTTCGTCGTCGTCATcttcatcgtcgtcgtcgtcatcatcttCTTCGTCTTCGTCATCTTCCTCTGGAATGTTCGTATGACGACTCTCGACTTTCACACTCCGACGACTCGGTACGGTACTTCGACGATTTCCGGACTGGAGCGAAAGGCGACTTCCGGAAGCAGCGGAAGATCCACTGTCGATGTTGGCGTGCCAAGTGTCAAGATTAGCTCTGAAGGATGGCGTTATGTCATAGGAAACCACTTTTTTGGAAGCTGCAATGTAGCAAATTACATATTCATGGCAGACCATCAAATATCATGCTATAGAAAGACCCGTAATACACGTTTATTTACCAATATTATATCAAGTCGAGGGTCCAACATCAACATGTTACCATAACACATTGctataattatcaaaataaatggcAGAAGAGGATCACTTACATGcaaatataattacaaatctATACTTTATCGGTACCATTTGGACCAAAATAAATTAGGCTTCTCGAAAGTTTCTGCGCCCTATTTTTAAGCAATATGATAGTTACTTCCAGTTAAACGTTGGTATCAACATTAATAAAGGGACGAACATATGTCCAAAGTAATGACTGATTTTAGTAATATAGCGACTCTTTGCTGTCCAAACATTTCCTCGCATACAAAATAGTAACGTGTACATAGAAACACTGTTAAGAGAGGGGATGTTAACTGACTTACCTGGATCATACATTCGGCCCTGGAAACGGCGCACTGTATTGATTTTCTTTATCCGGAACTTGCCGTCCTTGCGCGCGTCCCTACTGTCCAAACGACTTCCGACCCCTGATCCTTCGTATGACTGGGCAGACTGGCGACTTTGGACAGACATGAAAGGGCTCTCGGGCAGTGGGGGCAGAGAGTACGGGACAGAACGCTGGGACAAAGGTGTAGATCTTTCCCTAGAAGGGGGTGGGGAATACCCTATATGAGGCAACGGTATAATAGCGCGTATCCCACTAGGTTTGGCCATGGCTTCTTCTAAAGCTCTCTGTTGCTCAGCCTCTTCTTCGTCTTCTTCCTcttcatcgtcatcatcatcatcatcatcatcatcatcggaTTGTTTTCCCCATCGCCCTTCGAATTCTTCATCACCATGGTACGTGTAATCATCgtcctcatcatcatcaatttCTTCATCGTCTTGTTGATTGGTATCGTCATCATCGTCATCTTCATCTTCACCTTCACCTTCCTCCACATATTCCCCTAAAAATTCGGGATTAGGATATCCCTTTACAAAGTTAGTTTTAGGAGGAGCTTGACTTCGTTTTCTCCGTCTTGGTTCCTCCATGAATTCGTTCCAATTAAAATCAAACCGAAATACACCTGCATGTGCCTCACCTTTAACTCCAGAATGTTTGCACGTGATGTTTTCATACACCATAGATGGGATGTGCTTGTTACTTTTCTTTGGGAAACAATGGCACGGATCAGGACCGTCCATTATTTCAACCCTTGGACCTTGGACTTTTCTTATGCCTGTCATTGAAGCATACTCCGGGTAATAATCTTCTATGTAAGTACTTTGTACATCCTCGCTGCCTTCGGTTTCCTCTTCATCCTCGTTTTCATACTCCCCTTCCTCGTCCTCGTCCCCGTCCTCGTACTCGCCATcctcatcatcctcatcatcgtACTGTGAAGCATAACTCCTCGCCTCTGAATCTCCGCCTCGACTCGACTCGTGACGAAACACAACTTGATTTGAAAGCCTACTCTGTACCAGCCTATTGGACTTTGTTGTCCCCGCCGTTTGTCTACTGCCCCGTTGCCCTGTCTGTCTACTAACACCCTGTGATCCCTGTCGAGTCATCCGTGTCTGTTGATATCTCGACTCGCCTCCTGTTTGGTATCCAGTCGACATTTGCCGACTCTGAGGCTGCCCTGACCTCTTTGACCCCTGACGAGCCGCCGGGTCATTTTTGGTTGACTTTGCTGCACCGGAAACACGGGTTGTGGTGCCttgttgacgtgacgtcataTTTGACAGGTTTTTGACAGTAGATGAGTCGTATGTGTGGTGTTAAAATGTTTATGTAACGTCATAACTGAAAAACGTGATATCGGAAAAACGTTTTGGAAAAATAGTCGTTTTATGATAAAAGATACTTCTGAGTTAGGTGACAAAGTCTCGTAGTCCCTTGATACTTTCTGTGCAGTATTCTGGAAGTTTTGATAAGTGTATCCATCACCAATATGTTTTCCAGTGCTTCTCTCGCCACACTCAATCACTTAGAGTAACAGAAGAGACTTGTGTTCTGTGGTGCTGTACAGTAATCCAGTGTCGAAGTTTATAACGGATAGCATTGATTCATAACACACCACAATGCATCTCGCCAAAACACAACAATACTTGTATATCGATGGAATAAATCTACAAACACACACAGGTCACCCAACAATTACACACAAGTACGATGATTTAGCCAGAGGTATGACGTTTTGTTTCATCAAGAGTTCTTTCGTTGAACAGACGCAAATAACCACACCACTCTTTGCATAAATGAGAAATGTATCCTTACATTTCTAACAGAAACTATAAGATCGTTCCTGTGTCGATttacaaacaacacaatacTCCATTTTCGACAACACGAATCAGAGATTAAGCGGATTACCCGTAAATTAATAAACGTCATAATAACAAACGTGTATTGGATCTTTGGATTAACATTGTCCCGCGACCTGACAAGGTCAGACTCGGCGGTAATCCGGGAATACACAGGAGATTACTACTATAATAATCAGAAATCATGCCCCTACGTTGGTAATTAGCCAGCCATATGATTGTTGACGCTAAGTGTTTTCCAGATTTTGTCAAATACTCGAAAAGGGCGAACGTTAAATTCATTCTTTTCATGAGTTCGGTCACGGTGGCTGACAATGAAGCGACCCAAAAGCgccattttattttctgttggtCGTTGTGAAAAAAAGGTGGTTGTTCATGCACAATTAATGCGCTTTTTCTGTTGTCCTGATGGCAAACACATccttaactttaaaaaaaaacacgagAAAAGGCGATGTCTATCGAAACATGTATGGATTGGGTATGTTTGGTGGTTCTCACCTTACACCTCTCGGGTACAGATCTCCGGGTATCAACGCCAATGTCAAAGGTGTTCTCTTGTCTAACTTTTGGCACTCTTATGCAATCTTGACGTTACAATATTGCAAGAAGTTTTAGCGTGACTTGGTTGCAATGTCGTCGTAAAATATGACTGGGAAATATCTGTGCGCTCGTTATCGTACCAATATTTTACCGGTACGAAGCTGTTGTACTCGTAAAGACAAACAGCATACCAGCAGAACCGGTTCGAGTGGTTCGTGGTCGTGGTTCCACATACTACGTGGTTCCAAGATGGCGGTCCGGAGGCTTCATTCTTCTTGCAAACATACTTGTTATTAAATCATGTCAATATTTTAGACCCGTTGTGTTGTTAAAAAGAAAACGGCTTATGTTTTGACTGGTTGACATAAACCCGATATAGGAACGCACGACCCGTTTCAGCCGTATTGTCGCGTTATGTCAAGGTATTGCTAAAATGACGTCATAGGTATTGCTAAAATAACGTCATACAACTGGTATCCTTGTCTCAGCCCTTGGGTAAAAAAAGTACACTTTACAGGGGGGATCCCGTGTTTTCATATCAATGACAAGGGGATTTCAACCAGAGAAGGGGTTGGTGGGTGAGAAGAGATTCTTAATTTGACAAtcacgaggcttgccgagtggttggcaacttaagaatcttacCCTGATAATACTCCAAGGGGatgaataattatttttctcttacccagTTTACCCTCGTATGTATCCAATATGGACGTTTCATCAAAAAAAGTAAGACAATTATGATATGACTTGATTGGATTTGTCAACGTGACGTCATTATACTGTTGATAAGATGTCATAAAATAGTTGAGAACATGCAAAGACCATGTAGCTTGTCTCAACCCTAGAGTGGGATAAGAAATGTTCACACCTGTAAGATGGacgatatccctgtccagggaaAGGAGTTACCTTATTATGGACAGATATGTATATACCTTCCCCTGTGTTAAATTCCTTTATCTCATTCTGTTTTCGAGATTGAGCGATTCCCATTTCACAACAACTGCATGACAACATTACACGTTGCATACACGAAAGGGTTAATAGGCTTAGAAGTATAATCATTCACTTCCTTGGGGAGTAGGCAAGAGCATGCGAGCTCTGGGCCCCATCCCATGATGCTTTAGGCTTCCAAACACTTGGTTGCCTCGCGTttttcaacttttaaaaaactCTTCCCTCTCTTGAGACAACCCCCCTTTCCTTCTCGATTTGTGATAGGGTGCAGGCTTCAAGGCAGAGGCAACTAATCCCTACCCCTGCAGGATATCTTTCATTACATAAAATTTGGCACTGAAAACAGATGTACATATGTTGTTCAAATGATTTTCACATTGCCATTAGATATCCGTTTGCTATTAAATGACAACAAATCACTATGAATTTTATGCATTAATTGTAAGTGTTTTATCAAAGTGCCAACGCCACTCAGAGGTGCTGTGTATGACGGATCGAAATACAGGAGTAAagctagcccgagtttcctctggccctgacaccagacatggtgtcagggccagaggaaactcgggttagAGTAAAGCAAACATAAAATGGTAGAAAATAAGAAGACagctttgttttttttctaaaagtaATAGTTCATTCCTGAGTGTTTTATTGATGATGATCCTATGTCATTTTAAAGAattaaatttactttaaaaaggcCGTGGTTGCGTTAACGTTCTGCTGAAAGATGTAGAATTAGTTTTAAAGCTCACTTGAATTAGCATTAAGGTTAATTCTAAGATCGATTAATGTTGATGTTTAAATTATCCGTCATGTTTCTTGATAACCCACATCTCGATTCCCTGCGTATTAGACTCCTGTGAATTACTGTCCCAGTACATTTTTTGTTTCCAAAGTTTTCAAAGTCATGCATTCACTCTATTGATTTTTTCAACCTATAATAATTGATCTGTACCATTATTAGATATTGGGCCTTTGATAACTTTCGTTAGAAAAAACTTGTTGAATCGCATGCTCATATGATTTAAACCAATGCAGCCTCTTCATTGCTATGGGAATATCCTTTGCTGAAACAAACTACATGTAGGTTTCACCTCATAATCACTTCAACCAGCTAAACCAGCACGGCCATTTTTGTAGGCCTATTTCTTGGAAATAACGTCAGAACCAAAGTATCGAATGAAGAAACAACCGGAGATTTCACTCATCGATTGCTACTGGAAAATCCAAGACTGAAAACAGTATTCAACGGGTGAGGGCCATTTTGATCACTCAAACTAGAGTGagtacgagttacctccccatGCACCAGGCAGCAGCAGGCGTAATAATTtcagaaaatgataaaacagGTCATTGTCTATGATTTTAATCACTAGCGGATACAAGAGGGGTTCCTGGggggtccccccccccccccccccttccccctttTCGAAGGAGGAAATTGTTTTCATAGCCTTAAAAATGGAAGTTAGTGAATAAGACAAAACAAATACCTTAATACTATATTaatcaatattaataaaaaaagtaCAGACAATcaatgaaggtgacagtgtgaAAGTGAATCGTAATCATAGTATGAGCCGGAAAATCTGCACCGGTTATTGTCTTTTTAATTACCGCTATCAAAAATATAATTGGAAATTCCGGATCGAAACACATGACCGTTTTTATGCAGATGAAGAGCCTGCTCCACTGGCGGATTTAAGGGGGTGGTGGGGTTCacacgccccccccccccccccccccccccttaaaattgtattaatcgatcgtgaaatacactagaatgcaggattttgcatttacctgctaaaAATTTTCCCGGAGGAGTACCCCCGGATCCCAGTAATTTGGCAcgccctcccccccccccccccccccccccaactgaAAATCCTGTGACCTTGTGCTCCGAAGAAGAACATGAATCGATGGTAGGTacacaaatttcatttaaaCCAATGTCCATTATTTAGTCCATGTCGACTTTATGAATAAGGTGTATTAACGAAAAGTCAATAACTTTCTCTACACGAGCAAGTTACAAACTTTCGAAATTATTAATTTTGCACACGAGTCACGTGAGATACAAAACGTTCAATACATCGATGAATTCGTGCAACTTACTCTCTAGAAAACGATCCTGAATGattgcaaatttgctatattcattttctgCCGGGGGCTTTGCTCCCCTTGAACCCCCTAaccagacccctcgccaaaaacaATTCGGCTCGTGCCTATGGTCAGAGACATATAGATATGTCTCTGCTATGAtgctcgcattatcactaaattactggaccccccctttcgaaaatcctggatccgcgctTGTTTATggttttttctataatttatcTATCTTAAAACAGGAGATAGCGTGTTGTTAGGTTTTTTCAGCGGAGCAATGATTTTCCCGTGctcccccctttcccccccgggggcccccccccccccccccttttccccccccccccccccccccccccaaaaaaaaacccccccccccccccggggggttgggggttggtccccccccccaaacccccccccttttggggccccccccctttttaaaaggGGTTTTCCCCCTTTCCCCCCTTTAAACCCCCGggacccccccttttttttccccccccccccccccccaaataaaACCCTTGCCTTTCCCAAAAActgaatttaaatttaaaaaaatttccttttaaaaaaaaattttttttcccatttttttttggggggtttttccccgggcccccccccccccgaaaaaaaattttccttttttggggccccaaaaaaaaaaccccccaaaaattttttttcccccttttaaaaaccccccaaaaaaaacaaattttttttttttttttttcccccccccaaaaaccccccttttaaaatttttcccgGGGGGGGGGCCCTTTAAACCccggtttttaaattttaaaaaaaaacccccccccccccccccccaaaaaaaaaaaacccccccccccttttccaaaaaattttttttggttttttttttttttttttcccccctttttttttttttttttttaaaaaaaaaaaaaattttttttttaaaatttttttttccctgaaaaaagggggggggtttttttggtttttttaaaaacccccctttttttaaaaaaggccccccttttttttttaaaaaaaaaaaaaaaccccaaaaaaaaattttttaaaatttttttttttttccccccccttttttttaaaaccccccctttttttcccccccccccaaaaaaaaaaattttaaaatttttaaattttttttaaaaaaaaccctttttttaaaatgtttttttcccccttttttccccaaaaaaaaaaaccccccccccaaaaaaaaaaatttttttttttttttccccccggggcCCCGGAACCGAACTCCACGGGATTTATCTTAGAAATAAGCGACAGTGGATTCCCCCAAGAGTTCCAATAAATAAGTCGGCGAGGATAGCTCAAGATGGATGCATTTTGCACAGCACCTAATGATTTATTGATAAGCTAGACCTACTTTTTAAAGTAGAAGGTCagaacctaaaaaaaaaaaggtaatatatattatatatacttttctgCAAATGCGCCCAGAAGGGATGTTAGTACCATGTTACACACTCTTTTCTAAGAGTCTATTCCCAAAACGGAAGAAGAACTTCAGTATTGTTCACTTATAGATTACAACAACTACTGGGTATATATGTGTTGGAGATGATTTATTTTAGAATATCAGCTAACATCTGTAAAAAAGAAAATCTCCATCAGCTCCATAACTGgtactgttataataatgttaataattGCTGTCCACGCTTCATCATGATCAAAAGACACTTTTCCAGCAACACAGTAATACAGAACCGCCTACCACAGAGCATTAACAGGTGGTGCTTTTCGTCACATTTCCTCAGCTGTAGGCTCTGACACTCAGATGACTGTCATTTTCTTCAAGCCACATTCTCCCCAAGAGTGGCCAGCCCAAAGCTCACACTAATAGAATGATAGTGTTTGCTCGTATTACACCGCCTCTCTTGAGAATTTAATACTCCAGGGAGCTTTTTCTGGAACATCCTCTAAGTTGAAGGTCGTGACACTAGTGACACCCTGCTACCCTCAGAGAGAAGCTTGGACAATATATTCAAGTTGAGTGTAATGTTCACTCAGCTAGCGGCCCTGACACTGGGGAGATTGTGTAGTAGACTGTTTTTCTTGTAACAGGCGAGACTACACAGTGGAACACCAGTCCGAGAACAGGAATACTTCTTTATGTTCTTACACCCTGATATGCTGCAGGGCTCCTTTCCCTTCGGAggtctgaaataaaaaaaaaatgaaaataaacattttatcgAACAAATCTAAACAAAACTCTCTATTCAAAATTACAGAGAAACATAACTGATGGAGGACAAATGTTTAACTGGAGCCATAGTCCTTGGTCAATAAcacaagtttttgtttttagtgtcctcacaacagccagggtcatatgaggacgggtgtcatggagacaccaacggcctgggtcatatgaggacgggtgtcatggagacaccaacggcctgggtcatatgaggacgggtgtcaaagagacaccaacagccagggtcatatgaggacgggtgtcatggagacaccaacggcctgggtcatatgaggacgggtgtcaaagagacaacagccagggtcatatgagggcggGTGTCATGGAGAGACCAACGgcctgggtcatatgaggacgggtgtcatggagacaccaagagcctgggtcatatgaggacgggtgtcatggagagACCAACGgcctgggtcatatgaggatggctatcaaagagacaccaacagtcagagtcatatgagggCGGGTGTCATGGACAACAGCctgggtcatataaggacagtgccaaggagacaccaataaccagggtcatataaggacagtgccaaggagacaccaataaccagggtcatatgaggacggatgtcatggagacaccaacagccagggtcatatagacaccaacagccagggtcatatgaggacgggtgtcatatagacaccaacagccagggtcatatgaggacgggtgtcaaggagccaccaacaaccagggtcatataagaACAGtgccaaggagacaccaataaccagggtcatatgaggacgggtgtcatggagacaccaacagccagggtcatatgaggacgggtgtcatggagacaccaacagccagggtcatatgaggactggtgtcatggagacaccaacagccatggtcatatgaggacgggtgtcaaggagccaccaacaaccagggtcatataaggacagtGCCAAGGAGTCAACAataaccagggtcatatgaggacgggtgtcatggagacaccaacagccagggtcatatgaggacgggtgtcaaggagccaccaacaaccagggtcatatgaggacgggtgtcatggagacaccaacagccagggtcatatgaggacgggtgtcatggagacaccaacaaccagggtcatataaggacagtGCTAAGGAGACACCTATAGAAgaaaacacaacacagaaagaAAGAGTAGTgaggaaagaaaagaaagatttAATATCCAAAATGTTACAATTGGTCTCTTCAATATTCCCTAAATTCTTcatgggttagggttagggtctACAGTTACACAC
This genomic interval carries:
- the LOC117333474 gene encoding FK506-binding protein 3-like; amino-acid sequence: MTSRQQGTTTRVSGAAKSTKNDPAARQGSKRSGQPQSRQMSTGYQTGGESRYQQTRMTRQGSQGVSRQTGQRGSRQTAGTTKSNRLVQSRLSNQVVFRHESSRGGDSEARSYASQYDDEDDEDGEYEDGDEDEEGEYENEDEEETEGSEDVQSTYIEDYYPEYASMTGIRKVQGPRVEIMDGPDPCHCFPKKSNKHIPSMVYENITCKHSGVKGEAHAGVFRFDFNWNEFMEEPRRRKRSQAPPKTNFVKGYPNPEFLGEYVEEGEGEDEDDDDDDTNQQDDEEIDDDEDDDYTYHGDEEFEGRWGKQSDDDDDDDDDDDEEEEDEEEAEQQRALEEAMAKPSGIRAIIPLPHIGYSPPPSRERSTPLSQRSVPYSLPPLPESPFMSVQSRQSAQSYEGSGVGSRLDSRDARKDGKFRIKKINTVRRFQGRMYDPASKKVVSYDITPSFRANLDTWHANIDSGSSAASGSRLSLQSGNRRSTVPSRRSVKVESRHTNIPEEDDEDEEDDDDDDDEDDDDEEDDDEDDY